The Deltaproteobacteria bacterium genome includes a region encoding these proteins:
- a CDS encoding ATP-binding cassette domain-containing protein: protein MTAPLLTVKEVSKYFHLGHGLQLHAVERVSFTINPGETLGLVGESGCGKSTLGRVLVRMYEPTAGDIQIDGQSVAGRLTKARRRQFARQAQMIFQDPYASLNPRMTVGDIIAEGPDIHGLWTRAERAARVASWLDRVGLLPEHAFRFPHEFSGGQRQRIGLARALALEPRFVVCDEPISALDVSVQAQVVTLLQDLQRELGLTYLFIAHGLSMVRYISSRMAVMYLGQIVELGSADEVFFRPLHPYTQALVAANPLADPQKERSRPEQLLKGELPSPINPPPGCRFAARCPQADQQCRQVTPHLRQIAKGHDVACHKV from the coding sequence ATGACGGCTCCACTTTTAACAGTCAAAGAAGTCAGCAAATACTTTCACCTTGGTCACGGACTGCAACTCCACGCCGTAGAGCGAGTATCTTTCACCATCAATCCAGGCGAGACCTTGGGTTTGGTCGGTGAGTCCGGGTGTGGCAAATCTACATTGGGACGCGTCCTAGTGCGGATGTACGAGCCGACGGCTGGCGACATTCAGATCGACGGCCAGTCCGTCGCTGGACGATTGACCAAGGCGCGGCGACGTCAGTTTGCGCGCCAGGCACAGATGATTTTCCAAGATCCCTACGCCAGCCTCAATCCCCGGATGACGGTCGGCGACATCATTGCTGAGGGCCCCGACATTCATGGGCTGTGGACACGTGCCGAACGAGCCGCAAGGGTGGCTTCTTGGCTTGACCGCGTTGGTCTCCTGCCGGAACATGCTTTTCGTTTTCCGCATGAATTTTCCGGTGGGCAGCGTCAGCGTATTGGTCTGGCGCGCGCCCTCGCCCTCGAGCCCAGGTTTGTCGTCTGCGATGAACCTATTTCGGCACTGGACGTCTCCGTGCAAGCGCAGGTGGTGACGCTCCTGCAAGATCTACAGCGAGAACTTGGCCTTACCTACCTTTTCATCGCCCACGGCCTCAGCATGGTGCGCTATATCTCATCACGCATGGCCGTCATGTATCTCGGTCAAATTGTTGAGCTCGGGTCGGCGGACGAGGTGTTTTTTAGACCTCTGCACCCCTATACCCAAGCCTTGGTGGCGGCAAATCCTTTGGCGGACCCCCAAAAAGAGCGTAGTCGCCCGGAACAACTCTTAAAAGGCGAACTTCCGAGTCCCATAAATCCGCCTCCAGGCTGCCGCTTTGCAGCACGCTGTCCACAAGCTGACCAGCAGTGTCGCCAGGTGACACCGCACTTAAGACAAATTGCGAAAGGACACGACGTCGCCTGTCACAAGGTCTAG
- a CDS encoding ABC transporter ATP-binding protein: MSQPQSHDSAGAQVLLETRDLSVNFTVHGGEVKAVRNVSFKVYEGETLCIVGESGSGKSVTVQSLLGLLPTPPARVISGKIVFGQRDLLQISRKEMRQIAGGAIAMVFQDPLVSLNPTMTVYDQIAEVLLLHTEMDAQARRHRVLELLELVRIPEPIKRLKQFPHELSGGMRQRVMIAMALACNPKLLIADEPTTALDVTIQAQILSLIRDLAHRLNMATILITHDLGVVAKMADRVIVMYGGQVIEEGKVDDVFYQPKHPYTVGLQRAMPRDETSSHQPLTPIPGSPPDLFSPPVGCAFAPRCPAVMRICVERAPPEVHAGSTRTMCWLQHPQATEQRRAAGVYVVGGTQQQADGVQR; the protein is encoded by the coding sequence ATGAGTCAGCCTCAATCACACGATAGCGCCGGTGCTCAGGTCCTCCTTGAGACTCGCGATCTTAGCGTTAATTTCACCGTTCATGGCGGTGAGGTGAAGGCTGTGCGCAATGTTTCATTTAAAGTTTACGAGGGCGAAACACTCTGTATCGTCGGCGAATCGGGATCAGGCAAATCAGTCACCGTGCAGTCGCTCCTGGGCCTTTTGCCTACACCGCCAGCACGCGTAATCTCTGGCAAGATTGTGTTTGGTCAGCGCGACCTTTTGCAAATCAGTCGCAAGGAGATGCGGCAAATCGCTGGCGGCGCAATTGCCATGGTTTTTCAGGATCCTCTGGTTAGTCTCAATCCGACCATGACCGTTTACGATCAGATTGCAGAGGTATTGCTGCTGCATACGGAGATGGATGCCCAGGCTAGACGCCACCGGGTGCTGGAGCTCCTAGAACTCGTGCGCATTCCGGAGCCTATAAAAAGGCTGAAGCAATTTCCGCACGAGCTCTCGGGCGGGATGCGTCAGCGCGTCATGATAGCTATGGCCCTCGCCTGCAATCCTAAATTGCTCATCGCTGACGAACCTACAACAGCACTAGACGTCACGATTCAGGCTCAGATCCTTTCGCTCATTCGCGATCTCGCCCACCGCCTCAACATGGCAACGATCCTCATCACACATGATCTGGGCGTCGTTGCTAAGATGGCCGATCGCGTCATCGTCATGTACGGCGGCCAGGTGATCGAAGAGGGCAAGGTCGACGACGTATTCTACCAACCCAAACACCCGTACACTGTTGGGCTGCAGCGAGCTATGCCTAGGGACGAGACTTCGTCGCATCAGCCATTGACGCCCATTCCAGGTAGTCCTCCCGACCTATTCAGTCCGCCCGTGGGCTGCGCCTTTGCTCCGCGGTGTCCGGCTGTCATGCGCATCTGTGTAGAGCGCGCACCACCGGAGGTCCATGCGGGCAGCACGAGGACCATGTGCTGGCTGCAGCATCCTCAGGCTACTGAGCAGCGCCGCGCGGCAGGTGTGTATGTGGTGGGCGGAACACAGCAGCAAGCCGACGGAGTGCAGAGATGA
- a CDS encoding ABC transporter permease, with the protein MTTSDITWEKLAPELLQPLQTDGAAAEVISRPALTYLQDSLHRLRQNSLAMISLVVITLVTLAGIVGPWFFPKSAGGVAYENQQNPHDINQGPTRSAPLLVVDDFAPVPEERLDRNYDQQAPLLSAGDLKAPPSVHIDGDATVDGVNLVWQPVVGVSGYALFRVIKTNDQSVSLQDLADGTAERGLGIIEINDPTQYSYYDGLGLDPSEVYQYSIVSFVDDPVTGERYYSQRAATIETKLINTIKLTDAQAIDPAAKVGGTIAGRAHLFGTDALGRDVLARMIQGTRVDMLLALLVPSLCILIGLVFGAFSGLMGGRVDTVCMRIVEIVDNFPDLLIFIILQVAIGKGLLSLVIALTAFSWAGFARIVRGEVLRMRELEFVQASKLLGAPVGRLITHHIGPNLLGLIIIAWSARIPGVIASEAFLSMLGLGLEQPTPSWGNVVFDAARRLQVNPVQFFLPASVLGVTLLCFYLLGDSMRDAFDPKLRGRN; encoded by the coding sequence GTGACTACTAGTGACATCACTTGGGAAAAGCTAGCGCCTGAACTCCTGCAGCCGCTCCAGACGGACGGCGCTGCAGCAGAGGTTATTTCCCGTCCGGCTTTAACCTATCTGCAGGACTCACTCCATAGACTCAGGCAAAATAGCCTCGCTATGATCTCCCTGGTGGTGATCACCTTGGTGACTTTGGCCGGCATTGTTGGCCCGTGGTTTTTTCCAAAATCCGCTGGCGGTGTCGCCTACGAGAATCAGCAGAATCCGCACGATATCAACCAAGGTCCCACGCGCAGCGCGCCCCTTCTAGTAGTCGATGATTTTGCCCCGGTGCCCGAGGAACGTCTAGATCGCAACTACGACCAACAAGCACCGCTTCTGAGTGCAGGCGACTTAAAGGCGCCGCCATCGGTGCACATCGACGGAGACGCAACCGTCGACGGCGTCAATCTCGTCTGGCAACCGGTAGTCGGGGTATCTGGATACGCACTATTTCGCGTCATCAAAACGAATGATCAGTCGGTCAGTCTCCAAGATCTTGCCGACGGCACGGCGGAGCGTGGTCTTGGTATTATCGAGATCAATGATCCGACGCAATATTCCTACTATGATGGTCTGGGGCTCGATCCATCCGAGGTCTATCAGTACTCCATCGTCAGCTTTGTCGATGATCCTGTCACAGGGGAGCGTTACTACAGCCAAAGAGCGGCCACCATTGAGACTAAACTTATAAACACGATTAAGCTCACCGACGCACAGGCTATCGATCCTGCGGCCAAGGTTGGTGGCACGATTGCGGGGCGCGCGCATTTATTTGGCACCGACGCTCTTGGACGCGATGTCCTAGCACGGATGATTCAGGGCACGCGCGTTGACATGCTACTGGCCCTGCTCGTACCAAGTCTTTGTATTTTGATTGGGCTCGTGTTTGGTGCTTTTTCTGGTCTCATGGGTGGACGTGTCGACACCGTCTGTATGCGGATTGTCGAGATCGTCGATAACTTCCCCGACCTTTTGATCTTCATCATCTTGCAGGTGGCGATCGGCAAGGGCTTGCTGAGCCTCGTCATCGCGCTCACTGCTTTTAGTTGGGCTGGATTTGCGCGCATTGTTAGGGGCGAGGTACTGCGCATGCGTGAACTCGAGTTCGTTCAAGCGAGTAAACTACTCGGTGCTCCCGTGGGACGCCTTATTACGCACCACATTGGACCTAATTTGCTTGGTCTCATCATCATCGCGTGGTCAGCGCGGATACCTGGCGTGATTGCGTCGGAGGCATTTCTCTCGATGCTTGGACTGGGTCTAGAGCAACCCACGCCGTCGTGGGGTAACGTCGTGTTCGATGCGGCGCGGCGCCTGCAGGTCAACCCTGTCCAGTTTTTCTTACCGGCCTCGGTACTTGGTGTGACCTTGCTTTGCTTCTATCTACTCGGGGATTCGATGCGTGACGCCTTTGACCCCAAACTGCGCGGCCGGAATTAG
- a CDS encoding ABC transporter permease, which yields MTHILSWGFVRYVGQRLAMAVLTLWALASLTFVFMRAVPGDPLTRTKEIPAAVRANLEAKYGLNKPLFEQYTIQMRRMFLHGDFGESFRTVDRSVNRMIIENFPASAAIGIYALVFGTTIGLTLGILAALYRNTLIDRAAMVLCVIGIAIPSALIAYVVQYLFAVFPLTHFHIDGGHWFRPVGWGQFRDVILPGTTLSLSIITLMTRYMRSQMVDVAFAEFVRTAKAKGASTPRIVVLHQLRNAILPVVSLLGPIFVSAISGSLLIENVFGVPGLGAAYFNSISNNDYNVLMGLTVFYGGFFIVINLITDVVYGLIDPRIRFG from the coding sequence ATGACACATATTTTATCATGGGGTTTCGTACGCTACGTCGGGCAGCGACTTGCAATGGCCGTGTTGACGTTGTGGGCCCTAGCATCGTTGACCTTCGTCTTCATGCGGGCTGTACCCGGCGATCCGCTGACGCGGACCAAGGAGATCCCGGCAGCTGTGCGGGCCAATCTTGAAGCCAAATACGGTCTGAATAAGCCCCTCTTCGAGCAGTACACGATCCAGATGCGGCGCATGTTTCTCCATGGTGATTTTGGCGAAAGTTTTCGCACGGTCGACCGCAGTGTCAATCGCATGATCATCGAGAATTTTCCTGCCTCTGCAGCTATCGGGATTTACGCCCTAGTTTTTGGGACGACTATTGGTCTCACTTTAGGGATATTGGCAGCGCTCTACCGCAATACTTTGATTGATCGAGCAGCGATGGTCCTATGCGTCATCGGTATAGCTATACCGTCGGCGCTGATCGCTTATGTCGTGCAGTACTTATTTGCGGTGTTTCCCCTTACTCATTTTCATATTGATGGCGGGCATTGGTTTAGACCTGTGGGCTGGGGGCAATTCCGCGATGTGATTCTGCCGGGCACGACGCTCAGTCTCAGCATCATCACGCTGATGACGCGCTATATGCGGAGTCAGATGGTGGACGTGGCTTTTGCCGAGTTTGTCCGTACGGCTAAGGCCAAGGGCGCTTCAACGCCACGAATCGTAGTGCTGCATCAACTCCGCAACGCGATCCTGCCGGTGGTGTCTTTGCTTGGGCCCATTTTTGTGAGCGCTATCTCTGGATCGCTACTCATCGAGAACGTCTTCGGAGTGCCAGGGCTCGGTGCCGCCTATTTTAACTCGATCAGCAACAACGACTACAACGTACTGATGGGACTCACAGTCTTTTACGGGGGCTTTTTTATTGTCATCAACTTGATCACAGATGTGGTCTATGGGCTCATCGATCCTCGGATTCGGTTTGGTTAG
- a CDS encoding peptide ABC transporter substrate-binding protein → MLRLFTQCRRFSAWCVVWAFVFGAVPGYAGQKSRSERMSAQEIYFSAGDEPPSLDPTKQADTISSMWLGHIYEGLMSYDAVGNVIPGAAESMSVNDDKTVWTFKLRDKAKWQDGVPLRAQDFVFSWRRLVDPNYASEYSFIADTAGIKNAGAIIAKKLPKEQLGVVALDDKTLQVTLSRPVTFFDSLATFQVFYPLREDIVAKFGDKFAIDPASIVGNGPFMLGAWQKEQSLRIERSPTYWDAARIQINAIESPSMVKDSQANFNNFQTGGIDYTTTSSPEIIKQALAARLKIKSFPTGCTSYLAFNVRPGRPFTDKRLRQAVRDGISRSEYVNKILGVPGYKPTFGIIPDYMPGSRKGLTFRREAPLKSRDADYPSSQLKLQDYLQATGKASAPSFTILADDGTLAKKLVEYWQNSLAKILHTEVRVESVPFKTRLQKSRDGNFDITLAGWCPDYRDPMTFMDLFTKGNDNNMGGWVNATYEDLIVKAAHASDPVQRVAIFAAAERILWDESPIVPIDQTGGAFVVAQALKQVRHNGFGFSPDFRYAVWQPETKH, encoded by the coding sequence ATGCTGCGATTATTTACCCAATGCCGGCGCTTTTCGGCCTGGTGTGTAGTGTGGGCGTTCGTGTTCGGTGCCGTTCCTGGCTATGCTGGTCAGAAATCACGATCTGAGCGTATGAGTGCTCAGGAGATTTATTTCAGCGCTGGCGATGAGCCACCGTCCTTGGACCCCACTAAACAAGCTGACACGATTAGTTCGATGTGGCTGGGTCACATCTACGAGGGTCTGATGTCCTACGACGCCGTAGGTAACGTGATCCCTGGCGCCGCTGAGAGCATGAGTGTCAACGACGATAAGACGGTTTGGACGTTCAAGCTGCGGGACAAAGCCAAGTGGCAAGACGGTGTGCCGCTGCGCGCGCAGGACTTTGTCTTCTCGTGGCGGCGCTTGGTCGATCCTAATTATGCTAGCGAGTACTCGTTCATTGCCGACACGGCAGGGATTAAAAATGCCGGCGCCATTATTGCTAAGAAGCTCCCCAAAGAGCAGCTAGGCGTCGTCGCACTCGATGACAAGACCCTGCAAGTCACGCTGAGTCGGCCTGTAACTTTTTTCGATTCGCTAGCGACTTTTCAGGTGTTCTATCCACTGCGAGAGGACATCGTGGCTAAGTTTGGCGACAAGTTTGCGATCGATCCAGCCAGCATCGTCGGCAACGGACCGTTTATGTTAGGCGCGTGGCAGAAGGAGCAGTCTCTACGGATTGAGCGCTCCCCCACGTACTGGGATGCGGCGCGGATTCAAATCAACGCTATCGAGTCCCCATCGATGGTCAAGGATTCGCAGGCTAACTTCAATAATTTCCAAACTGGTGGGATCGACTACACGACGACTTCGTCACCGGAGATCATTAAGCAGGCCCTAGCGGCGCGCCTAAAGATTAAGAGCTTCCCCACCGGCTGTACCTCGTACCTGGCGTTCAATGTGCGTCCTGGCCGTCCCTTTACGGATAAAAGGCTGCGGCAGGCGGTGCGCGACGGCATCAGTCGCAGTGAGTACGTGAATAAGATTCTCGGTGTTCCTGGGTACAAGCCAACCTTCGGCATCATCCCCGACTACATGCCGGGATCGCGCAAGGGCCTCACTTTTAGACGCGAGGCGCCGCTTAAATCCCGTGACGCGGATTATCCAAGTTCTCAGCTTAAGCTGCAGGACTACTTGCAGGCTACCGGTAAGGCGTCTGCACCGAGTTTTACCATCCTGGCTGACGACGGTACTTTGGCAAAGAAGCTGGTGGAATACTGGCAGAACAGTTTGGCTAAGATCCTCCACACCGAGGTCCGGGTGGAGAGTGTACCGTTTAAGACGCGGTTGCAGAAATCACGCGACGGCAATTTTGACATCACGCTTGCTGGGTGGTGCCCCGACTACCGCGATCCCATGACGTTTATGGACCTCTTTACCAAGGGCAACGACAACAACATGGGTGGCTGGGTCAACGCGACGTACGAGGACCTGATCGTTAAGGCCGCACATGCTTCGGATCCCGTGCAACGGGTAGCGATTTTTGCCGCGGCGGAACGCATCCTGTGGGACGAGAGTCCGATCGTACCTATAGACCAAACTGGTGGCGCCTTTGTCGTGGCTCAGGCTCTAAAGCAAGTTCGTCACAATGGCTTTGGTTTTAGCCCAGACTTTCGCTATGCCGTTTGGCAGCCCGAGACTAAGCATTAA
- a CDS encoding acyltransferase gives MTKNHKISESPAAAPTPRYMESRLTAQVAHTQVIAPVPEFPGARITEGRVKALDGVRGLAIAMVMIGHIGEFGTDISPIFRAVYALSWIGVELFFALSGFLITSILLETLNTKTYLARFYLRRFWRIVPLYYVVLTVTTFVLPQIFTELITPEMAATWRDHAPWYYGFLANFMMLRLNDMPKDPVTVAWSLAIEEQFYLVWPLVVMSFRRWRPLGVLGSLIALSIGLKAVLLMRGWNEFHFYLFTPTRLEPLVIGSALALARHHGYLRSFGTAGDHVWPLAKWPFARLGCIAAVVLLFLHLLSLLSYGVAGVGVVATVIESLTYYLLIGIMFTSLLGYVLAKPDSDVARLFQKKWLCQLGLWSYSIYLTHNLINHGLAQSGLTFGILGTNVVGLIGHGLVTVTLSVGVGCVLYVYVERPIISWRNRCI, from the coding sequence ATGACTAAAAATCACAAAATAAGCGAGTCCCCTGCCGCGGCCCCAACACCGCGTTATATGGAGTCTAGATTGACGGCGCAAGTAGCACATACTCAAGTCATTGCCCCGGTCCCAGAATTCCCCGGCGCTCGCATTACTGAGGGCCGCGTCAAGGCTCTTGATGGAGTCCGTGGTCTCGCTATTGCGATGGTCATGATCGGTCATATAGGCGAGTTCGGGACTGACATCAGCCCGATCTTTCGCGCCGTGTATGCCCTTAGTTGGATTGGGGTGGAGCTATTCTTTGCGCTGTCAGGTTTTCTCATCACCAGCATTTTACTCGAGACTTTAAACACCAAAACATATCTGGCTCGCTTCTACCTACGACGGTTCTGGCGTATCGTGCCGCTTTACTACGTAGTCCTAACGGTAACGACCTTTGTGCTCCCGCAAATATTTACTGAATTGATCACGCCCGAGATGGCCGCGACGTGGCGTGACCATGCACCGTGGTACTATGGGTTCCTCGCCAACTTCATGATGCTTAGGCTTAACGACATGCCTAAGGATCCCGTGACGGTGGCTTGGTCGCTGGCTATTGAGGAGCAATTTTACCTGGTGTGGCCACTAGTCGTCATGAGCTTTAGACGCTGGCGACCACTGGGGGTCCTAGGATCCTTGATAGCTCTAAGCATCGGGCTTAAAGCGGTACTACTGATGCGGGGATGGAATGAGTTTCATTTTTACCTATTCACCCCAACGCGCCTAGAGCCCCTGGTGATCGGCTCTGCCCTCGCTCTCGCGCGTCATCATGGCTATTTGCGATCTTTTGGCACTGCGGGGGATCACGTTTGGCCGCTGGCAAAATGGCCGTTTGCGCGCCTAGGATGCATTGCCGCTGTCGTACTACTATTCCTGCATTTATTGTCGCTCCTTAGCTACGGGGTAGCAGGCGTTGGCGTCGTCGCCACTGTCATCGAGAGTCTAACCTACTATCTACTAATTGGAATTATGTTTACATCGCTGCTTGGCTATGTGTTGGCTAAACCAGACAGTGATGTTGCGCGCCTATTTCAGAAAAAGTGGCTATGCCAATTAGGCTTATGGAGCTACTCGATCTACCTGACCCACAACTTAATCAATCACGGTTTAGCTCAGTCTGGCCTGACTTTTGGGATTTTGGGGACTAATGTCGTGGGCCTGATCGGTCACGGGCTGGTCACCGTGACTTTATCTGTCGGGGTCGGGTGTGTGCTTTATGTTTACGTGGAGCGTCCAATCATTAGCTGGCGTAATCGGTGTATTTAA
- a CDS encoding RNA-binding protein — protein MGKKVFVGGLSWNTSDDTLRQAFERFGQVDEAKVIQDRDTGRSRGFGFVTFADAEGAQMAVSGMDGKELDGRTIKVNEAEDKPRGGGGGGRGGFGGGGGGGRGGFGGGGGGGRW, from the coding sequence ATGGGAAAGAAAGTTTTTGTTGGTGGTTTAAGCTGGAATACTAGTGATGACACGCTGCGTCAGGCCTTTGAGCGTTTCGGTCAAGTGGATGAAGCAAAGGTCATCCAAGATCGCGACACCGGTCGCTCCCGCGGCTTTGGTTTCGTAACCTTCGCCGATGCAGAAGGAGCCCAAATGGCGGTTTCTGGCATGGACGGCAAAGAACTCGACGGCCGCACCATTAAGGTGAACGAAGCCGAAGATAAGCCACGCGGCGGCGGCGGCGGTGGTCGCGGCGGCTTCGGCGGCGGCGGCGGCGGTGGTCGCGGCGGCTTCGGCGGCGGCGGCGGCGGCGGACGCTGGTAA
- a CDS encoding HAD family hydrolase, with protein MAQQVNDVVRAVFLDRDGVLNRDKGYVYRESELELLSGVAPALRRLKDLGFLLIVVTNQSGVARGLYGTADVERFHDALSRAIAAAGGPRIDDYLYCPHHENGTVAAYAIVCDCRKPKPGMLLTAAKKHGIELTRSFMIGDKADDIEAGRRCGVTGIQVGTAYGPGHPDAMAVVNSLEDALGFIH; from the coding sequence ATGGCCCAGCAGGTAAATGACGTAGTCCGTGCGGTCTTTTTGGACCGCGACGGCGTCCTGAATCGCGACAAGGGCTATGTCTACCGTGAGAGCGAGCTTGAGCTGCTGAGCGGCGTTGCCCCTGCGCTGAGGCGTCTTAAGGATCTTGGCTTTTTGCTGATCGTGGTGACGAACCAGTCTGGAGTCGCTAGAGGTCTCTACGGCACGGCAGATGTCGAGCGTTTTCACGACGCCCTCAGCCGCGCCATTGCGGCAGCGGGAGGCCCACGCATTGATGACTATTTGTACTGCCCCCATCATGAAAACGGCACGGTGGCGGCCTATGCGATCGTTTGTGATTGCCGCAAACCTAAGCCGGGTATGCTCCTGACTGCGGCAAAAAAGCACGGCATTGAACTCACGCGCAGCTTCATGATTGGTGACAAGGCCGACGATATCGAGGCCGGACGCCGCTGCGGGGTGACGGGCATTCAGGTCGGCACTGCCTACGGTCCAGGCCATCCGGACGCTATGGCTGTCGTGAACTCTCTAGAAGATGCCTTGGGCTTTATCCACTGA
- a CDS encoding (2Fe-2S)-binding protein: MADDDKTLDPKTEERIRQMAKVVCICKGINLGRVLKGMEGCETVADVNRKVGTGSGGCQGERCGPRIKLLLKKMQEAKGT, from the coding sequence ATGGCAGATGACGATAAGACCTTAGATCCTAAGACCGAAGAGCGTATCAGGCAGATGGCTAAAGTGGTCTGCATCTGTAAGGGCATCAATCTAGGGCGCGTCCTAAAGGGTATGGAGGGATGCGAAACCGTGGCCGACGTTAACCGTAAGGTCGGTACTGGTAGCGGTGGTTGCCAGGGCGAGCGCTGTGGACCTCGTATCAAGCTCCTTCTGAAAAAGATGCAGGAGGCCAAGGGTACCTAA
- a CDS encoding CPBP family intramembrane metalloprotease, which yields MIRLSPVQALAATLISVAVATSLGEIYHYAATIVAPDWLAAAAVNSALALAALTLLRLNTRGLLSAGTRIAYVPALAVVVGSMALAKLTGRDQAVALSTAEIWSFAGSILWIPVIEELVFRGGVSQMFKAKLSPLWSAWFSAVIFTMVHGAPTLERLMSGNVGFALGAFLLALCCEALVYFSHSLLPAIAFHAACNATVMIFGILSPQWLAWLGPLYLK from the coding sequence GTGATCCGACTCTCACCAGTTCAGGCTCTAGCGGCCACCTTGATCAGTGTAGCGGTAGCCACCTCACTTGGTGAGATTTACCATTATGCTGCGACCATTGTGGCACCCGACTGGCTGGCTGCAGCCGCGGTTAACTCTGCCTTGGCGCTGGCAGCCTTGACGTTGCTAAGGCTCAACACGCGAGGCCTCTTAAGTGCCGGAACGAGGATCGCCTACGTACCAGCCTTGGCCGTTGTGGTTGGCAGCATGGCACTCGCCAAATTGACTGGCCGCGATCAGGCGGTCGCACTAAGCACGGCAGAGATTTGGTCCTTTGCAGGTTCCATACTTTGGATCCCGGTGATCGAGGAATTAGTGTTCCGTGGCGGCGTCAGTCAGATGTTTAAGGCCAAGCTATCACCTCTTTGGTCGGCATGGTTTAGTGCTGTGATTTTCACCATGGTGCACGGTGCACCGACTCTGGAGCGGCTAATGTCAGGTAACGTAGGATTCGCTCTAGGCGCCTTTTTGCTCGCGCTTTGCTGCGAGGCGTTGGTCTACTTCAGCCACTCGCTATTACCAGCGATCGCCTTCCATGCTGCTTGTAATGCTACTGTCATGATATTTGGAATACTCAGTCCGCAGTGGCTCGCATGGCTCGGCCCCCTTTATCTTAAATGA
- a CDS encoding chemotaxis protein CheV, whose product MGGDLQKLQTELGGNSFELIEFTLTRRIHGQEVSGLYGVSVGKVREVVRMPQVNPLVSRVRGIAGVFELRGVPIPAVNLSLALGDEPGDARPDQQIIVTEFSHKRAGFIVDSAHRIRRVPWDKVLPPSADAGSFIIAMTLTDDHQFLFILDLDGIIAALEGPTLNAPGTLPMDGRLNDTPTPGRVKARVLLVDDSPFIRSSLRIAMTREGYSVVEASDGQQALRILEKARGEQPKILPFDAVVTDIEMPQVDGIALTQMIRRHPDLLKLPVILHTSLMNRSKQAAGMASGANAYVNKNDLPSLMKLLHSLTEQKDEAASA is encoded by the coding sequence ATGGGCGGTGACCTGCAAAAGCTGCAAACAGAGCTCGGTGGCAACTCCTTCGAGTTGATCGAGTTCACTTTGACGCGCCGCATCCATGGACAAGAAGTGTCTGGCCTCTATGGAGTGAGCGTCGGTAAAGTCCGCGAGGTGGTGCGGATGCCGCAGGTAAACCCGTTGGTGTCTCGTGTGCGAGGCATCGCTGGAGTCTTTGAACTCCGCGGTGTCCCAATCCCCGCCGTGAATTTGAGCCTAGCTTTGGGCGACGAACCTGGCGATGCGCGCCCCGATCAACAAATTATCGTGACTGAGTTTAGCCACAAGCGCGCTGGATTTATCGTCGATAGCGCCCATCGGATTCGGCGTGTTCCGTGGGATAAGGTGCTGCCACCTTCAGCCGATGCTGGCAGTTTCATCATCGCCATGACTCTGACCGATGATCATCAGTTTCTATTTATCTTGGACCTCGACGGCATTATCGCTGCCTTGGAGGGACCGACGCTGAACGCTCCAGGTACGTTACCAATGGACGGTCGTCTTAACGATACCCCCACACCTGGCCGCGTGAAAGCCCGCGTGCTCTTGGTCGACGACTCGCCGTTCATCCGCAGTAGCCTCCGTATTGCCATGACGCGCGAGGGCTATAGCGTCGTCGAGGCCAGTGACGGACAGCAGGCCCTGCGTATCCTGGAAAAAGCACGCGGCGAGCAGCCTAAAATTCTGCCATTTGACGCCGTCGTTACAGACATTGAGATGCCTCAGGTCGACGGTATAGCGTTAACGCAAATGATCCGGCGCCATCCTGATCTACTCAAACTTCCTGTTATTTTACATACGTCTCTCATGAACCGGAGCAAGCAAGCGGCCGGCATGGCCTCAGGCGCTAATGCTTACGTGAATAAAAATGACTTGCCGAGTCTGATGAAACTGCTCCACTCATTGACGGAACAAAAAGACGAGGCCGCGTCGGCCTGA